A genomic region of Colletotrichum destructivum chromosome 1, complete sequence contains the following coding sequences:
- a CDS encoding Putative sodium bile acid cotransporter, sodium/solute symporter superfamily: MTGSAGGHNRAADGEEEKHPSDASAGARFRVKAVKVIKFVLAQWLVIGFGLSCVFAYLFPNVAARGGPIRSEYSIIYGGIAIIFLVSGLQLSHAKLRQNLTNWRLHIIVQGISFIVIPVILLIIIHIIIAAGGLRNNVLSTPIIVGMVVASCLPTTIASNVVMTRASGGDEAAAIIEVVIGNVLGSFISPGLIYGFIPKTPEFADWQPANPSTLGGMYANVLKQLGLSVLLPLAVGQVVRWFWEKRVDWALRTFYLAKVSTFCLILLVWTTFSAAFKTGALFVTPHASIIFNVFMNVALYMLFTLICFYAARPPLSACEAVNPRVASRAAPGLLRRALTVRQLSREQTIAVCFCGAAKTTSLGIPLATAMWTASDDLTRALVQIPVLLYTIEQVFMAQILVYVFKWYLRKAAKAEAEATEDEEGGGGGGVGDAGSGVGVSADERREGEGERYSGNMAGSGEGEKQSGKEKGEEGDVVPVKTAWQT, translated from the exons ATGACCGGCTCCGCGGGCGGCCATAACCGAGCGgcggacggggaggaggagaagcaccCGTCCGACGCGTCGGCCGGAGCCCGCTTCCGGGTgaaggccgtcaaggtcATCAAGTTTGTGCTCGCGCAGTGGCTCGTCATCGGGTTCGGATTGAGCTGTGTGTTTGCGTATCTCTTCCCGA ACGTCGCGGCCAGGGGCGGTCCGATCAGGTCCGAGTACTCCATCATCTacggcggcatcgccatcatcttcctcgtcagcGGCCTGCAGCTCTCGCACGCCAAGCTGCGGCAGAACCTCACCAACTGGCGCCTGCACATCATCGTCCAGGGCATCAGCTTCATCGTCATACCCGTGATACTCCTAA TCATCAtccacatcatcatcgccgccggcggcctccgCAACAACGTCTTGTCGACCCCGatcatcgtcggcatggTCGTCGCATCGTGCCTACCGACGACCATCGCCTCCAACGTGGTCATGACGCGCGCctcgggcggcgacgaggcggcggccatcatcgaggtcgtcatcggcaacgTCCTCGGCAGCTTCATCTCCCCGGGCCTCATCTACGGCTTCATCCCCAAGACGCCCGAGTTCGCCGACTGGCAGCCCGCGAACCCGAGCACCCTCGGCGGCATGTACGCCAACGTCCTTAAGCAGCTCGGCCTTAGCGTcctgctgccgctggccgtcggccaggtcgTGCGGTGGTTCTGGGAGAAGCGCGTCGACTGGGCGCTACGGACGTTTTACCTCGCCAAGGTGTCGACCTTTTGTCTGATTTTGCTCGTCTG GACaaccttctcggccgccttcaaGACGGGCGCGCTCTTCGTGACGCCGCACGCgtccatcatcttcaacgTCTTCATGAACGTCGCCCTCTACATGCTCTTCACCCTCATCTGCTTCTACGCGGCGCGCCCGCCCCTCTCGGCGTGCGAGGCCGTCAACCCGCGCGTGGCGTCCCGCGCTGCGCCCGGGCTCCTGCGCCGCGCGCTGACGGTGCGCCAGCTGTCGCGCGAGCAGACCATCGCTGTGTGCTTctgcggcgccgccaagacgACGTCCCTCGGCATCCCGCTGGCGACGGCCATGTGGACGGCCTCGGACGACCTGACGAGGGCGCTGGTCCAGATCCCCGTGCTGCTGTACACCATCGAGCAGGTGTTCATGGCGCAGATCCTCGTCTACGTCTTCAAGTGGTATCTGAGGAAGGCTGccaaggcggaggcggaggcgacggaggacgaggagggcggcggcggtggtggtgttggggATGCGGGGTCAGGGGTTGGGGTGTCTGCGGacgagaggagagagggggagggggagagatATTCGGGTAATATGGCTGGGAGCGGCGAGGGTGAGAAGCAGAGTGGCAAGGAaaaaggggaagagggtgATGTGGTGCCTGTGAAGACGGCATGGCAAACATGA